cacaatttatatagtaacCTCAGTCCTGATGATCCCAAGACCAAATAACACTCTAGATGTAATCTCCAGCaacaacaatattattaatttgtacaCAGTTAAACTTAGCGATTTGAAACAGGAATTGGTTGAGGCATCTGGGGAGAGTactttaaataataatttacacaataacATTGCTGGAAAAGATGGAGAGCTTGGTGACTTAAACGCCGATAAATCAAACCACACATGTGTTGTCCACAAAACAAATATCAATTACTTATCAATATCCCATAACCAAAAGGTACACTTAATAAACAAGttatttaatactattaaggatttaaataacaatttttagtaCATTTCCAGCTGCAGCAGCGACAAATTGATAGTGGTACACTATTCAAATAATCTAATAGTGAAGGGGAAGTGTATTGGCCATCGAAAATCAGTATTATACACAGAATTCATGAAATTGACAAAGACACTCATCAGCACATCAATGGACCAAACAATCAGGATATGGAATTTGAgcaattttacaaatatcaAGATATTACAGGTAAAACAccaattaaataatgtgattTATAGGGGCATAACAACTCGGTGATGAAAGTAGTATTACTAGATAACAACCTCCAATTACTGAGTTGTGGACTGGACGGCTTTGTGAAATTGTGGAATTTACCAACCTCAGAATGCATACAGACTCTGAATAATCATGAAAACGATAaagtaatataattatttactaaaactatttaataaaattatttactaaaactatttaataaaattatttactataaataCTAGAAAATTTAATCCATATAGTAAAACTTGATGATTTTACAGATTTGGGACATTGATTTACATAATAACCTCCTGTATAGTATTTCCAACAACCTAATTGTGGTCTATGAAGACTCGAGCAAGGAGGAAAGAAGGTTAAAAGTGATGAAAGAACATGAAGAAGAGATTGTAAAATCACAAATAAACTCACTGATGCTGGAAAATAACTATAGAGAGTCTTTGGCACTGTCAATAAAGCTCAACAACATTAAGTTGACCAATGACATATTGCAAAAGTTCAGAAATAAAGTGATTTTTCAGGGACAAAAGTTAGAAAATGACCCAATAGACTATATAATAGAACGAATTAGAGAAGGGGATGAAAAGTTATTGAATAACTTATTGaactttattaaaatatggaTCACTAACAGAAAGGATTACCTGCTGGCAAACCTGTTCATTAACAAGCTGTTAAAGGAATTGAAAATAGAACAGCTGTTAAAAGTTGAAGGGCTACTTGAAACCATAGACTTCTTACTATATAACCTATCCCACCACCAGAATCGCTTAACGAACCTTCAGGAGAAGTCCTACCTGATGGACATGATCACACACGATAACACTCTGAGTGAATTGAACTCTAATGCAGTAAATGAAGTTTTATACAACtcaaaataatgtaataaaatgGAATACACTCAATTTAAACTAGTTATATATGGaatttacactaattaTAGACAGTTtagaaatttataaaattttagtgtCTATTACGAGGTTTAAACTCGTCCTTTAAATGTTTCAGGTGTAAACTTGGAGACTGAGATTGATGAGGATTAAGCTGAAAGACGTCTGAAACGGCAATAGCAAGTTTTTCTCCGGAATGGTTGAAACTCACGGAGGCAACAGTGCCGTTAAACTTACTGCTCTTCCAAAGACGTTTTCGAGAAATGCCGTCCCAGCCACATAAAAGACCATCACCTCCACCAGTGACAAAAGTTCCGAATTTGGGGTGAAAATCAATGCAGTTTACGGGGAAAGCGACGTCAGAGTCGTTAGGAGTCTTATTACGATGACATTTAAAGGCGTATTGCTGCGATTCAGATTCCAGAAACCTAGGAAAATATTCCCAGGCTACTCTGCCCTCAATTGAGCTTAGTACATATCCAGTGGCGTCTGGAAAACACTTTAGAAACCGATATTGGAACTTCAAAACCCCGCTAaaacattataaaaataattaaaatactcTTTAGTCTCGGGGTTTGCGAGCCCAGTGAATCCACTAGTTAAATCATACACATAAACCTGaaaatttttgttaaaatttgttagtaaattttttaaaaagttaataattttgttttaaaagtTGTTTTAAAAGTTATATATTAGGTAGTGTAGAAATTACCCTTTTCATAGAATCACCAACTACCAGAAAGTTTCTAGCCAAGTCCATGCAATAGGTTTTCCCGTAAATATCAACGTCGACGACTGGTTTCAAGTTCGAACTTCTCAAGTCAAATACCCTCACCTTTTTATCCCATCCTCCAGTAATCAATGTATCTgatgaataattaaaaatacaacgGAATTACTTGTAGGTTCGTGATATCGAACACATCTGACAGGGCCGTTGTGGAGTCCAACAGTgaagtaatttttagtttCAACATCCAATAGACTAACATTCTTGTTCAAATCAGCTAGAGCcatttttttatcattttcgAAGAAAACAAAGTCGAGAACTGTGGATTCCCAGTCTAGGTTGAACAATAAGCGATTTTTATTAGGTTGGTCAGCatcataaaatttaacagtctaaataaagttatttataGAAGAAACGTTACCTGGTCCCAGGATGATATAGCGAGAAGGTTAGTCTTGTTGCCGAAGAGAACCTTAGTGACCACATCTCTGGGCGGCGACTCGAAAGTTTCAAATGAATccatttaaataatacataaaaatgtaaaatctggttaaaaaaattagttCGGGTTAATATCGTGTAAAATATGCTCCAGAACATTATCCTCCCCCCAAAAGGTCTGAAAACAATCAATATTCgggaaaataattttattttaaataccagattaatatttaagttAAAATGCTATAAATAACTGACTACAATGGATGGTTTTAATAGAAattcaaatgtgtaaggaACAACTTA
Above is a window of Theileria parva strain Muguga chromosome 2, complete sequence, whole genome shotgun sequence DNA encoding:
- the Tbl3 gene encoding Utp13 specific WD40 associated domain protein; amino-acid sequence: MEGTVLVYNNNKFNCSFKLKNSPITLLKYFKSEKLFICNKLGDVYLYDIVKRSKLAYFQDHTTYVKSLNYIITKENEIGVITLDNDNIINLWSLSTRVDKSGKSEDLVINVNSKNEPIIPFKRIIKHENITSIEVVTGKLNEEIDSKKKGSWLLLIIEESGQLYYLDPINESVIHKNTVMYGFGLVKRVDFTKDMIMLLSLNGTVLLYDKCFNLIKSFLSNFNNLFQFILVPSNNSEKLKDPEDSDEEFDLDDPEDAQAEIEKDLQVHIRNYYEYSLFWYNKYSINYKLMIILIGDEVLRVLLLNSTNEFIPLGLHNTSHTHKDVITTIHYNREKNLLLSGSKDKLIILWDLSKLMQLKLINTIYIVTSVLMIPRPNNTLDVISSNNNIINLYTVKLSDLKQELVEASGESTLNNNLHNNIAGKDGELGDLNADKSNHTCVVHKTNINYLSISHNQKYISSCSSDKLIVVHYSNNLIVKGKCIGHRKSVLYTEFMKLTKTLISTSMDQTIRIWNLSNFTNIKILQGHNNSVMKVVLLDNNLQLLSCGLDGFVKLWNLPTSECIQTLNNHENDKIWDIDLHNNLLYSISNNLIVVYEDSSKEERRLKVMKEHEEEIVKSQINSLMLENNYRESLALSIKLNNIKLTNDILQKFRNKVIFQGQKLENDPIDYIIERIREGDEKLLNNLLNFIKIWITNRKDYLLANLFINKLLKELKIEQLLKVEGLLETIDFLLYNLSHHQNRLTNLQEKSYLMDMITHDNTLSELNSNAVNEVLYNSK
- the BUB3.2 gene encoding WD domain G-beta repeat protein, encoding MDSFETFESPPRDVVTKVLFGNKTNLLAISSWDQTVKFYDADQPNKNRLLFNLDWESTVLDFVFFENDKKMALADLNKNVSLLDVETKNYFTVGLHNGPVRCVRYHEPTNTLITGGWDKKVRVFDLRSSNLKPVVDVDIYGKTYCMDLARNFLVVGDSMKRVYVYDLTSGFTGLANPETKDGVLKFQYRFLKCFPDATGYVLSSIEGRVAWEYFPRFLESESQQYAFKCHRNKTPNDSDVAFPVNCIDFHPKFGTFVTGGGDGLLCGWDGISRKRLWKSSKFNGTVASVSFNHSGEKLAIAVSDVFQLNPHQSQSPSLHLKHLKDEFKPRNRH